The window ATGAAACGAATACGTATTCTCAAATATATAAAAAAGGATACGATCGGGGATTAAAAAAAGGATATCAACAAGGTTATCAAATTGGCTGGTTACAATGTTTTTCTTGGTCGGAAAACCCTTCTTTAGAGAAACACATAAGCCTTATTTATCTTCAGTACGCTAGTGTACTAAAAAAATTTAAATCTGCTATATATGACTTTAGTAGCATTTTTTCACAACATTTAATGCGAGTTGTACTAAATATATCGAAAATTTTAATAGATGATCTTTTTTTGATTAATAAAAGTTATTTAATTAAAAAAATCGAGCACCTTGTTCGACAGTCACGATACGCGTTTCAAAAGTTACAGTTACACGTTCACCCCAAGAATTATCATATAATCAATAAAAATTTTGGAACATTAATGGGTTCGTATGGATGGACAATTATTTTAGATAAAAATATTGACGTTAATAGTTATCGCGTTATTACGGAAGAAGGAGAGGTAGATTCTACGCTTCAATCTTTTTGGAAGAATGTACATAATATAGCCAATTTATCGGATTAAGATATATGAACTTGTTGTTAAAAATATGGTTTGATAAAATTAATCAATTTGAGAAAAATATGCCTTTAATTTCTTGTGATCAATATATTGGTCGAGTTTTGGGAATAAATAATTCTGTTATTGAGGCGACTGGGATATATTATCCGATAGGCAGTTTCTGTCTAGTCGAGCAGATATATAAAAAAAATTTATCTTTTATTGCCTGCAAAGTGATTAGTTTTAAAAAAAAGTCAGTATTTTTAGTTCCCATTCAAAATCTAGATGGTATTTTTCCAGGAGCTAGGGTTTTTTCTCAATATTATGTGAATCATAATACAGCTGTTTACGACTCATTGCCGTTTAGTGCTGCTTTATTAGGCCGAGTTCTGGACGGTTTTGGTCGTCCATTAGATGATTTAGGAAAAATTTATGCAAAGAAAAAGACTTTTAATTTTTTTACAAAACCTATCAATCCATTAAAAAGGAAGCCTATTACAGAAATTTTAGATACTGGAGTTCGAGCTATTAATAGTTTATTAACTGTTGGCAAAGGTCAAAGAATGGGTATCTTCTCCTCTCCCGGAATCGGTAAAAGCACGCTTCTAGGCATGATGTCTCGGCATACTGATGCAGATGTTATTGTTGTTTCTTTAGTTGGAGAAAGGGGCAGAGAGGTAAAAGATTTTCTTAATAATGTTTTGGGCGAGAAAAGCTTAAAGAGATCAGTAGTTATTGTTTCTCCCGCGGATGCTTCATCTATGTTTAAAATCCAATCAGTGCAGTACGCAACTGCAATAGCAGAATATTTCTGCAAAAGAAATAATCATGTATTATTAATAGTTGATTCATTGACGCGATATGCTATGGCGTATAGAGAATTATCTAATTCTATGAGCGAAATTCCTGTATTAAAAGGATACCCGGCTTCTATTTTTTCCAATATCCCGTATCTAATTGAGCGAACTGGCAATATAGTTTCCGGAAAAGGCTCGATTACTTCTTTTTATACAATTCTTACTGAAGGAGATGAATATAATGACCCCATATTAGATATAGCAAAATCTGTATTGGACGGGCATATTGTTTTATCAAGCACTTTATCGGAATCAGGCCACTATCCAGCTATTAATATTGAAAAATCAATTAGTAGATCAATGCACTCTATAGTGCATAATGTTCCTTATACTAACGCAATATATATTAAAAAATTAATTTCATGTTATTATAATAATTATGATTTGATTAATTTAGGCGTTTATTCTTCCGGTAATAACCTGTTATTAGACGATGCGATTAAAATATGGCCTAAAATAGAAAAATTTTTACAACAAAAATTTTTAGATCGCTGTACATATTGTCATTCTATTTTAGAGCTAGAGAAATTAATAAAAGAAATTTAATTTTTATTGGAGAATAATATGAAATTTAATATGTCTAAAATTGCTATATTTAAAAAAAAATAGAAATAAATATTCAAGAAAATGCTAATAAAATTTTAATGTATAAGAAACAACAAGAGATAATCAAAGAACATTTGTTGCAATTGCAAAAATACCAAGAGCAGTATAATTTTTTTTTATATCAACGATATTCCTCTGGTTCTGAGCAATATTTCATTCAACTATATATAAATTTCTTATTAATGCTTCAAAGATTAATCATGAAGCAAAAGTTTTGGATAAATGATTATCAACGTAAAATTCAAAGAAAGCTATTAATATATCGTCAGTTATATCGAAATTTACAAAAGTGGAAGATTTTAGAATCACGTTATTTGAAACGTATTGAACAGACACGTAGATTAACAGAGCAACGCGAAGATAATATTGCATGTTTGAATATTTATAACTTCTACAAAATTTAATAAATTTTATAACCAATATATTTTTTTTATTTTTTGTGTTAGCGATAATACGAAATGCGAACATCATATGTTCATAGAAAAATATATTTCAACTTATATGTATATGAAACGAAAGAAATTAATGAATTCATCTCATGAGTTAAAAGATTCGCTTAAATTATCTCGGAAAAAAATTTTTAATCGCATAAATTTTATTAACTTTTTCTTAAAAAAAAAACAATCTTTTTTTCAAGATTTATTTAATGATTTTTGTTTATCTTTTAAAAAAAAATTTGAAAGTTATTTTTCTAGTTATATTTCTATAAAACTTTTACAGGTTTGTGTAGATTATTATTATAAGAATAATTGTTGTGAACGCTTGCAATATAGAGGTAAACGTTTTTTTTTCAATGACGACATAACTCCAGGCTTATTGCTTATTAAAAATGATTTCTTTTTTATGTTTGTCCAACGACTATTTGGAAATCATGCAGATAATTTGTATAATCGAGATTCTAGCAAACACTTGACATTAAACGAAATGAATATTTTAGAGCTTTTGTTTGAAAACATTTTTTTTATCCTGAACAAAACAACTAAAAATGTTTTTGGAATATTTCAGTTTAATCGAGAAAAATGTATAGAGCTGAATTACTTGGTATGTCAGCAATTTTTTCATTTTTCTTATGCTTGTTTTATTTTTCAAATACATTCACAAAATAAAGAGCATTTTTTAAAAATTTATATACCCTATAAGAGAGTGATGGATTGTTATAAAAATTTTAGTGAATAAGATTTTTTAAAAAAATTTTTGATAGATTAAGTCATACGTGCGCGATATTGTTGGTTTTTTAATTATTTTTCTTTGACAGTTTAAGGATCTGTTTTATACCCCGCTGGGTACTAAGGGGATCGTATTCATAGATATTAGCAAGGAACCTAAGTCTTATTAACTTTTTTTTGATTTTTATAATATAGATTAAAACATAAAAAGGTTTTAAATTTTTAATCAACCCTTATAGGAGCTGAATAATGCAAGAACAAAATAAATACATTGATAATCATATTAAAGATAAAGAGTTGAATAATAGTTCTTTAAAAGAAAATATTAGCGGTATTCAAGAAAATAATGTAGAAAAAAAAAACCTAGATGTTAAGTGTAATAATAGAATTGAGAATAATTCTTTATTATATAATGCATCGGTGATGTCTATTCCAATATATATTACAATTGAATTGGGTAAAAAAAAACTTACTATTCAAGAATTATTAAAATTATCGAGAGGATCTATTTTAGAGCTAGAGGACAAGGTAGATGAACCATTAAATATTATTGTGAATAATCGCCTCATTGCCTTAGGCGAACTAGTTGTTCATAAGGAAAAATACGGCGTGCGCATTATAAAATTAGTATAAAGTCTTGAAAAAATATTTGAACAGTATGAATAATAATTTAAGATAAATAATTAGCTCTAATTAAAATAAAAGTATGATATAAAATATAAAACTAGAGTGATTAGCTTTATCACCGGGTATTAAATATTTTTTCATTATTTTTTTTATTTTTATTTTTATAAAAATATTTAAAAAATTTTTTTGGAGTCACGATGCTAGAAATATGTATGTAATTAATAAAATATATTGAAGTGTTACTTAATATTTTGAAGTTCTTTTTGTGAGTAATATTACAAGTTTATTAGGTATAACGGAATGCATAATGAGTATTATTTTTTTGTGTATCACGTTTGCCCTAAAATTATGTTATAAAAGATAAAAATATTTATTCCTAAACAGTTATTGAATAGATTCTACACAATAGAATATTGATTTCAGCGAGAGGTTTGATGATGTACCAGAGCCTGAATTGCTTTTTATCTATTTATGCTACTTTACTTTTCGGAAAAATAGCTAGTGATCCAGTGCAAAATATTATTCAAAATGGTTTTAATGTATTAAATTTTTCAGCTCAGTCGTATACTATAATCACGTTATTAAGTTTTGTTCCTGCGTGTTTATTAATGATGACGTGTTTTACTCGTATTATTATTGTTTTTAGTTTTGTTAGAAATGCCCTGGGAACGCCGTATTCTCCGCCTAATCAAGTATTAATTAGTTTGGCTTTATTTTTAACATTTTTTATAATGTCTCCTGTTTTTAGTAAAATGTATAATACGGCATTCATTCCTTTATATAAAAATGAAATTAGTATAAATACAGCTTTACAAAATTGTCTAAAGCCTTTATCTCTCTTTATGATTAAACAAACTAGAAAATCTGATATTTTAGTATTTTGGAATTTAGCTAAAATACCTTATGTTATGAACGAAGGAAATATACCGATTAAAGTATTATTGCCGGCATTTATGATTAGTGAATTAAAAAATGCATTTCAAATTGGCTTTACTATTTTATTACCCTTTTTGATTATTGATTTAGTTGTTGCTAGTGTTTTAATGTCTTTGGGAATGATAATGATCCCTCCAGCAACTATTTCTCTGCCATTAAAATTAATAATATTTGTTTTATCTGATGGTTGGAAATTATTAATTCTATCTTTAGCAAAAAGTTTTTTTACATAAAATTTTTATTGGTTGAAGCATTAATTATTAGGTATATTTATGAATCCAGAATTTTTGATTACGCTGCTTCAAGATTCTATTAAATTCGCTGTATTACTTTCAGCTCCATGTTTAATTTCAGTCTTGTTAAGTGGAATTTTAATTAGTATTTTTCAGTCTTCAGTACAAATTAATGAACAAACGCTATCCTTTATCCCCAAAGTTCTTTCTTTATTTTTTTCGTTTATGCTTTTTGGCCCATGGATGCTTCGATTAACTCTTGATTATATAAAAAATATTTTTCATATAATAGCTATTGCTAATTAAATTATCACTATGCACAATGTATTTTACACTAGCGCTTCTTTAATTAATAACCAAATTATATTGATAATGGCTCGTGTTTTTGCTTTATTCAGTGCTTCACAATTATTTAATAAAATGAATATTCATTTAACAACGAAAATATTATTAGTATATTTGCTTAGTATGTTGCTTTTACCGTTTGTCATCGATAACGCTGTGTCGAATAATATACACATGCGATATTTTTTATTATGTTTTTTAGATCAGATTTTGATAGGATGCATTTTAGGTTTTACAATACAATTTTTAATATCATGTGTTACTTTTATGGGAGAGATAATTAGTTCTCAAATCGGTTTGTCTTTTTCTGTTTTTGCTTACTCAGGTAATAAACTTGATTCATCAGTAATTTCATATTTATTGAGTACTTTTTTTGTGATTTCATTCTTTGCATGTCGAGGGCATTTATATTTTATGGTTTTTTTAATAAAAAGTTTTTTTATATCTCCATTAAATAAAATTATAATATATAATAATATATTTTCATCTTTACTAGATTTTTCAAATATTATTTTTTTTAATGGAATATACGGGGCTCTGCCTATTCTTCTATTTTTTTTAATTCTATATATTTCACTAATGATATTAAATCGTTTATATCCAGATTTATCACTATCGTCTTCTTACTCTGTTATTGTTTTTTTCTTGAGCATGATAGTATTGCAACATATTTTTTATAAATTATTTTTTTTCAGTGAAATTATGATTCGTAATTTATTTGATTTCTTGCAGCATTATGTTTTTAAATAGGTTCATATAAATTAACTATAGCGCCGTTTATCTATGCAATTGATTATTTTTTTTATATCAATTTTTTTATTGACTGGTTACAATATTGAATTTATACAGAACGTATAATACTGTTTTTTAATTAAGTGTGGGAGATCTGAGTATAGATCTCCACCATAAAAATATTATATTTTTTAAAAAAAAGAATTTTTTACTTTATTTTCTTTTCTTCATACATCACGTGTTTTTTTATAATTGGATCGTATTTCTTAAGTTTTAATTTATTTGTTTGATTTCTTTTATTTTTTGTAGTTGTATAATAGTGAGCACTACCACTAGATGAGAGTAATTTTATCGTTATTCTATTTTTTTTAGCCATCTTTTTTATAGATTCCTATACAATAAACTGCTTATATATTTTAGAAATTCCGAATTTATTTATCATTCTTAACCCTTTTGAAGATATTCTTATTTTTATTCTTTTGTTTTCATCAGGTAACCAAAATTTATGGTATTGTATATTCAAAGAAAATTTTCTTTTTGTTGCGTTCATAGCATGAGAACGGTTTTGCCCTAACATAGATTTTTTTTTGGTAATCTGACATTTTTTTGGCATTATTATATTCCTATACATTTTGGTTAATGCGATGTGTTATTTTAATGAATGGGTAATATGTTTATTTTTTTTCAATTTAGTATTTTAAGGTTTTTGGGTTTTTTTATATCTAGTTATAGCTTGGTTAATTTCTAGTTTAGCTGTCTCTACGTTTTCCCAGTTTTTAATTTTTACCCATTTGTTTGTATCTAATTTTTTATAATTATTAAAAAAATTTAAAATTTGTTTTTTGAGTAAGCTAGATAATTGATGGATATCAACAATTTTTTTATATTCTTGAGTTATAGTTACATGTGGGACAGCTATGATTTTTTCATCAGATCCCGACTCATCTTCCATTCTCAAAAGACCTATTGGAACACATCTAATAATAGATTGTGATTGTATGGGGTACGGAGATGGTATGAGTACATCTAAAGGGTCTCCATCCAAAGATAGTGTTTGATTAAGAAAACCATAGTTACACGGATAAAACATAGTAGTAGAGATAAATCTATCTACATTCATCATTCGAAAAGTTTTATTAAATTCATATTTTACAGGATAAGATAAAGCCGGAATTTCAATAATTCCATACAAGTCATGAGGAGGGTTTATACCTGTTGGTATATTAATAATATTATTCATTTTTATTTTTATTGATATGATTATAATTTTTAAAAATTAATTGTTATTCAAAATGAGTATTCTTGATTTTTAGTATATGAATATCGCGAACAGCTTATTGTTAAAGTTATTGGGTGTATGTGGCGCGTAACCTGAAAAATAAAATTTTTTATATATCAGATGCTAATGATTATAATTTAATTATTGATAAATATATAGCTATCTTTTTATTTTTTTTCAATTGCTTTATATATATGGAATAAGGATGTGTAAATGTTCTCGTTTTTTAAAGTGCAAAATGATTTAATAGTTTTAAATAATTATGTTAAAAAAGCTTTATTATATTTTAATAAAAGTATTTGTAGCGGGATGATTGAAATAAAAAAAACTTACAGTTATCTGTGCTCTAGCCGATTAGGATGTATAGACAGCATTGAATGCTATAATTCTGTTAATCATATAGTTACAACTTATAACAGTTACCGTCAAGCGGTAGTTTGTTCTAGTGATAGTTCTATAGGCGGAATATATCGGTCTATTGATAAATCTATAGACTTGTCTAAATACGTACAACCGGATTCTTGTTGCGGTTTACCAAAAAAAGATTTGTTATTTGATAATAAAAAAACAATAAATTTATTTTTTCCGCATCAATTTAGCAATAACGATATTAAAAATATACTGGATATTACTAATACTGCTGCTTTACATTTTGACTCTAGAATTATTAATATTGAAAACGCTACATTTGAATGTTTTGTTAGTGTCACTTTTTTAGGCAACAGCTCGGGATGGATTGGTTCTTATTTATCTACGTATTATTATTTATCTAGCTGTGTAATTGCTGGTCAAGATAATTTAATGGAAAGAGATTATTATTATACAGTATCTAGAGATTTTAATGATTTGGAGTGCCCAAGTTATGTGGGACAACATAGCGCTAAAAAAAGTCTTTCTAGGTTGTTTTCAAAAAAAATTGCCACTCAAATATCTCCGGTAATATTTATCTCTGACATTGCAAGTGAATTTTTTGGTTATTTGGTGAATGCTGCTAATGGATACTCTATATATAAGAAATATACTTTTTTACTTAATTATTTAAATAAAAAAGTTTTTCCAGCGTGGTTCAATATTTTTGAAAACCCGTTTTTAGAGAAAGGTTTGTCTTCGCGCTTATTCGATGATGAAGGAGTATCAACTATGGCTAGAAATATTATAGAAAATGGAATTTTAACTACTTGGCTATTAGATACGTATACGTCTAATCAATTGAATATGAATAATACGGGTCATGCTGGGGGAATATATAATTGGATTGTTAGCAGCTCTCAGCCAACGAAATCGTTTGAAAATCTTTTACATACTATGAACCGAGGTTTTTTAGTTACAGAGTTATTAGGGGATGGCGTGAATATAGTTACGGGAGATTATTCTCGAGGCGCGTGTGGTTTTTGGATTAACCAGGGGAGAATTCAATACCCCGTTAGCGAAGTAACTATTTCTGGAAACTTAATTGACATGTGGAATAATATTGTTGCAATATCAGATGATATAAATTATAAAAGCAATATTCAATGTGCTTCTGTATTAGTTGATAAAATACAGATTTCTGGTTGTTAATTTTTTTAAATTCTATTTTTATGAATAAAACTCTTTCAAATTATCTTGAAGCTGATCTATAAGCCGGGTTCTGTTTACAACAGCCATTTATCTAGATTAATAATCTCTCATTAATTCAAGCAACCTACCCGGAGGAATGTACGGGTCATACCCTCCTATCTGGTCTTGCTCCTGGTGGAAGTTTACCGAGCCAAAATTGTTACCAATCTTGCGGTGCGCTTTTACCGCACCATTTCACCTGTACCTATATAAAATGATACTTTTATGATTCTAATATGGAGATTTTTTTATTTTACTTATTTAGGTAGTTTGTTTTCTGCTGCACTTGTCGTAAGATTGCTCTTCCCAGGCGTTACCTGGCACCACGCCCTACGGAGCCCGGACTTTCCTCTACATAATATGACAGTATTATATAGCGGCTGTTCGATCAACTTCATGAAATATTTTTTGTGACAATAGTATTATATAGGATATTTTTACTAAATCCACATATTTTGGCGGTTATTTTTATCGCAGTGGTGAGGGTTGTTTCTTTTTTTAAAAGATTAAAAATTTTTAATGTTTTTAAAGATAAAATATTTTTTTTTTCTCGCTTGGCTCCGTCAATAACAATAGTTATTTCTCCTTTTCTCCAAGTTTCATCATGTTTTATAATATTAAATATTTGCTCAATAGTCCCGCTCTGAATATTCTCCCATCGCTTAGTTACTTCTTTAGCAATTGTTATTTTTCTCTCTTTTCCCATAACTTTTTTAATGATTTTAATAGTATTAAGTAGTCTTTTTGAAGATTCGTACGTAATAATTGTTCTTTTTTCTCGGAACAAGGAATATATTTTTTTTTCACACAAGATTTTTTTTTTCGGTAAAAAACCTTCATAACAAAATTGGTTAGCTTGTAACCCGGATGCGCTTAGTGCTGTAATGGCGGCACAAGCGCCTGGTAGCGGAACTACCCGAATATTGTT is drawn from Buchnera aphidicola and contains these coding sequences:
- a CDS encoding flagellar biosynthetic protein FliQ, which codes for MNPEFLITLLQDSIKFAVLLSAPCLISVLLSGILISIFQSSVQINEQTLSFIPKVLSLFFSFMLFGPWMLRLTLDYIKNIFHIIAIAN
- the fliN gene encoding flagellar motor switch protein FliN — translated: MQEQNKYIDNHIKDKELNNSSLKENISGIQENNVEKKNLDVKCNNRIENNSLLYNASVMSIPIYITIELGKKKLTIQELLKLSRGSILELEDKVDEPLNIIVNNRLIALGELVVHKEKYGVRIIKLV
- a CDS encoding FliH/SctL family protein; this encodes MKKNIDLDIWKKWQPNLFSKRFRVFDSDNTKGSQKLFPAFTAEKKKNNETNTYSQIYKKGYDRGLKKGYQQGYQIGWLQCFSWSENPSLEKHISLIYLQYASVLKKFKSAIYDFSSIFSQHLMRVVLNISKILIDDLFLINKSYLIKKIEHLVRQSRYAFQKLQLHVHPKNYHIINKNFGTLMGSYGWTIILDKNIDVNSYRVITEEGEVDSTLQSFWKNVHNIANLSD
- the ppa gene encoding inorganic diphosphatase — translated: MNNIINIPTGINPPHDLYGIIEIPALSYPVKYEFNKTFRMMNVDRFISTTMFYPCNYGFLNQTLSLDGDPLDVLIPSPYPIQSQSIIRCVPIGLLRMEDESGSDEKIIAVPHVTITQEYKKIVDIHQLSSLLKKQILNFFNNYKKLDTNKWVKIKNWENVETAKLEINQAITRYKKTQKP
- the pmbA gene encoding metalloprotease PmbA; translation: MFSFFKVQNDLIVLNNYVKKALLYFNKSICSGMIEIKKTYSYLCSSRLGCIDSIECYNSVNHIVTTYNSYRQAVVCSSDSSIGGIYRSIDKSIDLSKYVQPDSCCGLPKKDLLFDNKKTINLFFPHQFSNNDIKNILDITNTAALHFDSRIINIENATFECFVSVTFLGNSSGWIGSYLSTYYYLSSCVIAGQDNLMERDYYYTVSRDFNDLECPSYVGQHSAKKSLSRLFSKKIATQISPVIFISDIASEFFGYLVNAANGYSIYKKYTFLLNYLNKKVFPAWFNIFENPFLEKGLSSRLFDDEGVSTMARNIIENGILTTWLLDTYTSNQLNMNNTGHAGGIYNWIVSSSQPTKSFENLLHTMNRGFLVTELLGDGVNIVTGDYSRGACGFWINQGRIQYPVSEVTISGNLIDMWNNIVAISDDINYKSNIQCASVLVDKIQISGC
- the rpmG gene encoding 50S ribosomal protein L33, with protein sequence MAKKNRITIKLLSSSGSAHYYTTTKNKRNQTNKLKLKKYDPIIKKHVMYEEKKIK
- the fliP gene encoding flagellar type III secretion system pore protein FliP (The bacterial flagellar biogenesis protein FliP forms a type III secretion system (T3SS)-type pore required for flagellar assembly.) — translated: MMYQSLNCFLSIYATLLFGKIASDPVQNIIQNGFNVLNFSAQSYTIITLLSFVPACLLMMTCFTRIIIVFSFVRNALGTPYSPPNQVLISLALFLTFFIMSPVFSKMYNTAFIPLYKNEISINTALQNCLKPLSLFMIKQTRKSDILVFWNLAKIPYVMNEGNIPIKVLLPAFMISELKNAFQIGFTILLPFLIIDLVVASVLMSLGMIMIPPATISLPLKLIIFVLSDGWKLLILSLAKSFFT
- a CDS encoding flagellar biosynthetic protein FliR, producing MHNVFYTSASLINNQIILIMARVFALFSASQLFNKMNIHLTTKILLVYLLSMLLLPFVIDNAVSNNIHMRYFLLCFLDQILIGCILGFTIQFLISCVTFMGEIISSQIGLSFSVFAYSGNKLDSSVISYLLSTFFVISFFACRGHLYFMVFLIKSFFISPLNKIIIYNNIFSSLLDFSNIIFFNGIYGALPILLFFLILYISLMILNRLYPDLSLSSSYSVIVFFLSMIVLQHIFYKLFFFSEIMIRNLFDFLQHYVFK
- the rpmB gene encoding 50S ribosomal protein L28, with the protein product MPKKCQITKKKSMLGQNRSHAMNATKRKFSLNIQYHKFWLPDENKRIKIRISSKGLRMINKFGISKIYKQFIV
- a CDS encoding FliI/YscN family ATPase, which translates into the protein MNLLLKIWFDKINQFEKNMPLISCDQYIGRVLGINNSVIEATGIYYPIGSFCLVEQIYKKNLSFIACKVISFKKKSVFLVPIQNLDGIFPGARVFSQYYVNHNTAVYDSLPFSAALLGRVLDGFGRPLDDLGKIYAKKKTFNFFTKPINPLKRKPITEILDTGVRAINSLLTVGKGQRMGIFSSPGIGKSTLLGMMSRHTDADVIVVSLVGERGREVKDFLNNVLGEKSLKRSVVIVSPADASSMFKIQSVQYATAIAEYFCKRNNHVLLIVDSLTRYAMAYRELSNSMSEIPVLKGYPASIFSNIPYLIERTGNIVSGKGSITSFYTILTEGDEYNDPILDIAKSVLDGHIVLSSTLSESGHYPAINIEKSISRSMHSIVHNVPYTNAIYIKKLISCYYNNYDLINLGVYSSGNNLLLDDAIKIWPKIEKFLQQKFLDRCTYCHSILELEKLIKEI
- the rsmI gene encoding 16S rRNA (cytidine(1402)-2'-O)-methyltransferase, translated to MYIVPTPIGNLEDITHRSIHVLKQVDYIIAESIKHTSILLKHFSIVNKLLPLNIINEKQKTKKYIHMLNQGNNLAIVSKAGTPIINDPGYLLVKNAYKNNIRVVPLPGACAAITALSASGLQANQFCYEGFLPKKKILCEKKIYSLFREKRTIITYESSKRLLNTIKIIKKVMGKERKITIAKEVTKRWENIQSGTIEQIFNIIKHDETWRKGEITIVIDGAKREKKNILSLKTLKIFNLLKKETTLTTAIKITAKICGFSKNILYNTIVTKNIS